A section of the Microbacterium sp. MM2322 genome encodes:
- a CDS encoding T6SS immunity protein Tdi1 domain-containing protein, producing the protein MFQVEDFVPHAPVEPEVIAAYRDRVPAEIVEIWEQYGYGTFGEGFIRVINPGVYEAELGDRIGKTQGDGVAIPVMVTGLGDLITWEPSLNGLVVLMFRSNRGTGIGKVATLLGLLKLDGSDYLSEKFGWDVFPEAVKQQGAPAYDESFIFVPLPSLGGPGTVDTLQKRQTLSAIQVMVDLQGPIGH; encoded by the coding sequence ATGTTTCAGGTCGAGGATTTCGTCCCGCATGCGCCGGTGGAGCCGGAAGTGATCGCTGCCTACCGTGACCGAGTTCCCGCGGAGATCGTCGAGATCTGGGAGCAGTACGGATATGGCACGTTCGGCGAGGGCTTCATCCGCGTCATCAACCCTGGTGTGTACGAGGCGGAGCTCGGCGACCGCATCGGTAAGACGCAGGGTGACGGGGTCGCGATCCCCGTCATGGTGACCGGGCTGGGAGATCTCATCACGTGGGAGCCGAGCCTCAACGGGCTCGTCGTACTCATGTTCAGGAGTAACCGCGGGACGGGGATAGGCAAAGTCGCTACTCTCCTCGGTCTGTTGAAGCTGGACGGCTCGGATTACTTGTCGGAGAAGTTCGGGTGGGATGTCTTCCCCGAGGCGGTCAAGCAGCAGGGGGCGCCCGCATACGATGAGTCGTTCATCTTCGTCCCCCTTCCTTCCTTGGGTGGACCTGGCACGGTCGACACCCTGCAGAAGCGTCAGACGCTGTCGGCTATCCAGGTCATGGTCGATCTTCAGGGGCCCATCGGTCACTGA
- a CDS encoding ABC transporter substrate-binding protein — protein MRASRRGAVAALAVAALALSACAPALPPSVIAGSSVTVGWGGQLTSFNAATDPTTANRDIAAVTRAAFGHVVDGEVVPDESFGTVKIVGKDPFTVRYDLKEPLWSDGIPLDAADLVLGWAASVGLLAKDGPTDAALKAERPKIDEFARAVDVTFPEPTISWQTAVAADVPAHTVGMRAFDLDDPMEAKQAVIRAVLDRDTTALAAVSDVWNTDFALTDGKLSESVALSSGPYVVSKVDDDGASVTLTPNAQYRGAAVPQIADVELVPRGKDPLAALGDTLDVLSLTPTPADRKPVKERERRDFAVQTTNDGTVWTVLLSTDAVFAQRNARAAFLRAIPADDLVAGGAGEWSQSYPKTTSMVTAPGSRAFEIVTEDSGFAKELGEPADDAAADRAGAGVRAGARICVLYDRDSEFAKGAFTALKAGVAEAGWNAVDCATDDLEAAQKSSGWDAVIRRVRVPQTPGQIASQWGTKGSASLVGQADPARDDLIAKLQQTVDVYTARDLLAQIESTIVSAAVARPLAAVPRLTISAPSVTGVTVRDGDDAPVLSGVSGWTPAG, from the coding sequence GTGCGTGCTTCTCGCCGCGGAGCGGTTGCCGCCCTCGCGGTTGCCGCCCTCGCTCTGAGTGCCTGTGCGCCCGCGCTGCCGCCGTCGGTGATCGCCGGCAGCAGTGTCACCGTCGGGTGGGGCGGGCAGCTCACCTCTTTCAACGCGGCCACTGATCCCACGACGGCGAACCGGGACATCGCCGCGGTGACGCGTGCGGCCTTCGGCCATGTCGTCGATGGGGAAGTCGTGCCGGACGAGTCGTTCGGCACGGTGAAGATCGTCGGGAAAGACCCCTTCACGGTTCGCTACGACCTGAAAGAGCCGCTCTGGTCAGACGGCATTCCGCTCGACGCCGCCGACCTCGTGCTGGGGTGGGCGGCATCCGTTGGACTGCTCGCGAAGGACGGCCCGACGGATGCGGCGCTGAAAGCCGAACGGCCGAAAATCGACGAGTTCGCCCGCGCCGTCGACGTCACCTTCCCCGAACCCACCATCTCGTGGCAGACCGCGGTCGCGGCTGACGTGCCGGCGCACACGGTGGGAATGCGCGCGTTCGACCTGGACGACCCGATGGAGGCGAAGCAGGCCGTCATCCGTGCTGTGCTCGACCGCGACACGACGGCTCTCGCTGCCGTCTCGGACGTGTGGAACACCGACTTCGCTCTCACGGACGGCAAGCTCTCGGAGAGCGTCGCGCTCTCGAGCGGCCCCTACGTCGTCTCGAAGGTCGACGATGACGGCGCGAGCGTCACCCTGACGCCCAACGCCCAGTACCGGGGAGCGGCCGTGCCGCAGATCGCCGACGTCGAGCTCGTCCCCCGCGGCAAGGACCCCCTCGCTGCCCTCGGGGACACCCTCGACGTTCTCTCGTTGACGCCGACTCCCGCCGACCGCAAGCCGGTGAAGGAGCGCGAGCGGCGCGACTTCGCGGTGCAGACGACGAACGACGGCACTGTCTGGACCGTGCTTCTCAGCACCGACGCCGTCTTCGCCCAGCGGAACGCCCGCGCTGCCTTCTTGCGCGCGATCCCCGCTGACGACCTGGTGGCCGGCGGCGCCGGCGAGTGGTCGCAGTCCTACCCGAAGACCACATCGATGGTCACCGCGCCGGGATCGCGGGCGTTCGAGATCGTTACCGAGGATTCCGGGTTCGCGAAGGAGCTCGGCGAGCCCGCCGACGACGCCGCTGCCGACCGCGCCGGTGCGGGTGTCCGCGCCGGGGCTCGGATCTGCGTCCTCTACGACCGCGACAGCGAGTTCGCGAAGGGGGCGTTCACGGCGCTCAAGGCGGGGGTCGCCGAGGCCGGCTGGAACGCCGTCGACTGCGCGACCGACGACCTGGAGGCCGCACAGAAGAGCTCCGGATGGGATGCCGTCATCCGCCGCGTCCGCGTCCCTCAGACGCCCGGTCAGATCGCAAGTCAGTGGGGCACCAAGGGCTCTGCGAGTCTCGTCGGACAGGCGGATCCTGCCCGCGACGACCTGATCGCGAAACTCCAGCAGACGGTGGACGTCTATACCGCGCGCGACCTGCTGGCTCAGATCGAATCGACGATCGTCTCGGCCGCCGTCGCCCGGCCGTTGGCTGCGGTTCCCCGGTTGACGATCTCCGCTCCCTCCGTGACGGGGGTCACGGTCCGCGACGGCGACGACGCTCCGGTGCTGTCGGGTGTTTCGGGGTGGACCCCCGCGGGCTGA
- a CDS encoding WXG100 family type VII secretion target, with protein MAHDFGATYSEMESAAQRLRDGRQTVTDTLKELQGIIDDLVQDGFKTENASEAYSTAYSELTTSLDDAAEAVNDMAQALDRMADRIRDTDAELAGG; from the coding sequence ATGGCTCACGATTTTGGTGCAACATACAGCGAGATGGAGAGCGCGGCGCAGCGCCTGCGCGACGGTCGTCAGACCGTCACCGACACGCTGAAGGAACTCCAGGGCATCATCGATGACCTGGTGCAGGACGGCTTCAAGACCGAGAACGCGTCCGAGGCTTACTCGACCGCTTACTCGGAGCTCACGACGTCGCTCGACGACGCCGCTGAGGCCGTCAACGACATGGCTCAGGCGCTCGACCGCATGGCCGACCGTATCCGCGACACGGATGCTGAGCTCGCCGGCGGTTGA